DNA sequence from the Microcebus murinus isolate Inina chromosome 18, M.murinus_Inina_mat1.0, whole genome shotgun sequence genome:
catatctttgcctctccctaagaagggttagggttatgcccttcccctccaaaatgcttgccacatccctaagattgggtcccccccaccaatccctggtgagcatcgccaccatttgaaaaccaaaCTCGTTACTATTAGTGTGCAATCAGCAGGCTTTAGTTTTAGGTGTTAGACAcagttacaatttgcatgtccttgtttatgggaGGTCAGTagggaatttccttaatgaatgatctgtggggccagCTCTTCACAGGTGCACAGGGCTTTATCTTCTGTTTTgcattaggaggtggggacaggggtggccCTGAGGCTTTGATTTCATTTCtacagccttccaagtagctgggactacaggtgtgtaccagaCCACCCAGCTTGGTtacaatgcttttaaaaacatttcaactgTGTCCCTAAGAGCCAGCTCAGGCTGCTGCTGATTCTCCATGGTTACTTCCACATGTTCAAGAACATACGTACTCTCATGGGAAGGAAATCTGTGCTCACATGACTCATCTCAGAGGACCCAATAACATTTCTAACAGGCTTGCTAAAACCAGCCTCAGGCCACCAGGCCACCTGGTCCAAGTCCTCATGGCTGCGTAGAGTGGACGTGTGACTGGTTCTCTGTGACTTCCAGTAGAATGAGTGCTCTTTGTACAACCCCGGAGTTGCctcttcactttctttccttcttgtccTAGCTGATCCGCCTCATGTACTCAGCCATTTCACACTCAGACAGTCATGTAAGCTGTTTGGGAGTAGGTTTATGTGGGTGAAGTGTTTGCTTTAGGATGCCCCTGGCTGGACACTCCTGTGTATCAGAATGAGGAGGTCCtttctgtatttgtgtgtgtttaaagtcAGGCATCCAGCTACCTACCTTGCAAAGACTAAAAacattcctcttttaaaaataattgaatgcggccaggtgtggtggctcacgcctgtaatcctagctctctgggaggccaaggaaggttggcttgaggtcaggagttagaaaccagtctctactaaaaatagaaagaaatcaattgaccaactaaaactatatatacaaaaaattagccgggcatggtggcgcatgcctgtagtcccagcaactcgggtggctgaggcaggaggattgcttgagctgaggagattgaggttgctgtgagctaggctgaccccacggcactcactctagcctgggcaacaaagcgagactctgtctcaaaaaaacaaaaataaaataaaataaaaagaattgaatGCACCATGCCCCTGAGGAAAGTTCCTCCAGTTCTGAACCGTCAAGACTTTCTGCCAAGCTCTATGTTATGTAGTGTGGTAGGGTGAGGATTGGACTTTGTCTACATAGATTCTCAATTAGTCAGGTGTTCAGACTGACATCTCAACCCTGAATGACTTtgataaacaaacaacaacaacaaaaagacaataaTGACATTCCTATTCTAGTATTATAGCTTCTCGGAATCCTGGCTTTCCGCTTCCTGTTTACAGCCCTGTCTTTTAGGCCTGTGAACTCCCGATCCTCTGACTTTGACCCTGGTGCTAGCGAAGGACTTTGAAACTTCCCCGCTGTCTCTGATGTTGTTCTGAGTCCTGTGTCAACCCAGGCCCTGCCActaggaggtgggggcaggggtggcccTGAGGCTTTGATTTCATTTCtacagccttccaagtagctgggactacaggtgtgtaccagaCCACCCAGCTTGGATACAAGGCTTTTAAACCATTTCAACTGTATCCCCAAGAGCCAGCTCAGGCTGCTGCTGATTCTCCATGGTTACTTCTGCACGTTTAAGAACATACGTACTCTCATGGGAAGGAAATCTGTGCTCACATGACCCATCCCctaccctcacccccacccccacccccatgtctGCGCTGCCCTCAGCAAGCAAAGGTCCAGGCCTGACCACATGTATCTGTTAGGGATTCTGTTATCCCGGGCTGTGAGCTCCTGGAGAAAGGAGTTTGATCATATTTAGCTGTAACCCCTGAGCTTTCATAGCAAGGAGGATGGAGAAATTCCTGGATCCTGGAgcaggagctcacagtctagggAGGGACTAAAGCAGGTAGCACTGGCCCCTGTGGAGGAGCGAGGGCGGCAAGCACATGGGGCAGAGCCTCCAGCATCACCTGCCTCTGAGCCCCTGCCTGGCCATTGTGGTGCCTGATGGGCCATTGTACAAGTTCAGGTGCTTTTCATGCAACAACAGAAACCAAGATCTGCTAACTGGCTAGCAAGAAAAAGGGAATGCccacatgtccatcaacagatggctgggtaaacaaaatgtggtagatgtgtacaatggaatactttaTTATTCGGTACTTAAGAatgtattattcagctttaagcaGTAGTGAAGTTCTGACACCATCCATATGTCCTCAAGGTCCAtatggatggaccttgaggacattatgctaaatgaaataagccagtcatgaaGAAGaaatactatgtgattccacttCCATGAAATACCTAGAGCTGTCAAATTCATAATGAGataaagtagaatggtggttactaggggATTGTGGAGGGGAGAATGGTGAGTTAGTTATTTAACAGGTAGAGtctcagtttgggatgatgaaaaaggtCTGTAGATGAATAGTGGTGAgagttgcacaacaatgtgaatgtcctCAATTATacccttaaaaatggttaaaatgataaattttacattACGTTTACTTtagcacacatgcacatgcacacacatgcacacctggGACTGacttaaaccaacaaaagttaTTGCTGAGGTGCTAAAATGCCATCGTGGCcctttaggaatttttttaaattaattgatttatttttaaaatttcagaatattatgggggtacaaacattttggttatatgtattgcctttgcactgcccaagccagagctacaagcgtgcccatcccccagacagtgcactctgcacccattagttaggcatttacccatctccttctcccccctcccacctgcccagcacccagtgaatattacttccacgTTGCACCCAGGTGTTGATcacttagtaccaatttgatggtgagtacatgtggtgcttgttttcccaaggagttgtttttttttttttttttaaggtgggaTGATGGGAAGGTTGCTGGGGCATATCATGGACCTGAAAGACTAGCCCCAAGCCTGGAGCGGGGACAGGAACTGAGGCAGTTCCAGGGACTTCAGGGTAGAAGTTCATAGACCTCTTCCCTTGGGATGCTGCCAGCAACTCGCTTCTCCTCTAGCAGCAACCAGTCTGTATCTCAGGTCCAAATTCAAACCTCTCCGAGAGCCTGGTTGGCCAGCTGGGTCGGGTGGCCGCCCTGGGTAGATTGGCCTGGGCAGGATTGTGTGTTAGCAACAGGGCCTTTGGGGGCAGTTATGGGTCAGTTTACTGAGTGGATAGTGTTCAGAATGATCACTTCACCACATGTATCGTCTTCTCTTAACTATCTAGCCTCAATCGcctgatttttgttttgtcttcacaATAGCATTCTGGGGCAGTGTTGAATGCAAGGGAGCTGGGTCAGCTGCCAGGGGCTGAGCTGGAGATCAAGGGGGAGATTGAATGTATACATCTGGCCTTGGTGCTATGTAAACCCTCTAGCCCCCAAACTTAACAAAATTCTCAAGGAATGGGGAGAAGCCCCTGAAAAAACTGAGATGAAGCCTCTTTTACCCTCGCAGAAAAAAGGCAGGAAGTTAGGAATGAAGTTGGCAATTGAGGAAGTTTTATTTATTGCGTGCTTGAGTTTTGGACCAGGGTTGGAATGGCTGGTGTGTTGGTGAGAGGGGAGGGGTTGAAAGCAGAGCAAGGAGAAGGACGTGAGAGAAGTTTTTCTGGGTATTAAGAACGTATCTCTGCCTGCCTCCCTTAACTTTGGCATTTCTTCCCAagattgaaaaaatattcaaaatacatttcctttatttcaatCATTGGCCTGTTTCTCTGAATGTGGCTGTACTAGGTTCAGAGCACAAAGCTGCCCCTGTCTTCATAGGtttgttccttccttccatgAGCTTGGGCTTCTGCTAAGGCCTGGTCCTCATGGGGAGCTTAGGAGCTGGGGTTGGCCTTTCCTTGATGTTGCAGTTTTAAGTCCCGAGTTTCTGGAGGGCAGCAAAGGTAGGTTGGGATCCTTGATATACTCTTGGACCCAGTCTTTGCTGGGGTTGCTGCAGACTTCTCGGTTCTTTTTGGTGATGAAGCTGCAGAGGCAGAATTAGACTGTCACGGGCTGCAGACTTGGGTGGGCCTCTAGTACACCACCCCCCAGCTCACGTGGTGCTTGTCTTATGTTCCCTATAGCTTCCCTAGGCCTCCCCGGGCTGGGTGCCTGCCCTCAGAAGACTTCTCCTTCCGGCCTCAAAATCTCATCATCCCTTCTCTCagtcccttccccacccagcccagACCCTCTGGCTTGGGTTTCTTAATGGCTGTCATCTATCGGCCCACACAGCTGTAAGTGgcaaaaatcaagaataaaaccCAGGCCCCTGAGATCCAAAGCCCAAACCCTTAGCCATGATTCCACTGCTTCTAGCATGGAGACCTCTTGGTCCTGTGATCCCATCCTGCCCCTGGGGTCCTTGTCCCTCTCCACAGCAGTATCTGTAGGGAAGTGCTTACATGATTGCTGGCAGGTGACAGTTGAGGGCCTTTCGGTATCCTATAGTCAGTTTCCTTGGCAACACTCTCTCATGATACTTCAGGCAGCAGGCGGATGGTTGGTTCACTGACTCAGGAATTTCTAAAGGAATCACATTGCAGGTTGAGCCAGGAAGGCACAGAGGGGAGCCCATAGCTGCCCACCTCCATGTCCCATCAGTTGCATTTTGCTGCTCTGAGAGCAAAGCCATCTGTTAGCAGGGACTGATGAAAGCTTGATGGGTAacagagaaagtgaaaaagataAACTTCTCTGGGGGTCACACATGTAGAACCTTCAGCCTCTGAACTGAGTGTCATCAGGACAAATGACTTGGTTATTTACATTTGCTGATAAACCAGGAGGGAGCCGCTTCACTTTTTTGTTCGTTCATGACTTGATCTGGGAAACATATATTGAGCTCGTGTTACATGCCAGGCCCTAGGGGAGTGAAAACATGAGGACAACACAGCCACTAGCTTTGAGTAGCTTACAGACTAGTCAGGGTAAAAAGGGAAAGTGAAAGATTAAACAAATGCTACACTAGAGCATGATCCAGGATAGAATAGACTTTGGCACAAGGTGCTGTTGGAACAGAATGAGGGCACCTAAGCCATCCTTGGTGCTTGAGGAAGATGTCCCAAAGCAAGGGGTGCCTGAGTTGGTTCTTGAAGAATGTGCAggatttaaacagaaaaaataggaGTAGGATCTGGAAGAAAGAAATGTAGGAAGGCCTGAAGGTGGGGAAGCTCAAAGTGCTGAGCAGTTGGGGGTGGCTGGAATGCAAGGTGAGGGggaaggagtggggagagaggaactggagagagaggaaggccTGGGCACACAGCCACTGAGCTGTGGTGGAATTTGGACCATCCTAGAGGCACAGGATGAgaccagagaggaagagagagggtgGAGCCATGAGTGAGAGAAGTTAGGGCAGGAGCAAAAGGCGTATGATTTAGGCCCCAGGGTCAGACAGCTTGGGTCAGAATCCTGACTTGATTTGAAGTTTGGTTTGAATTATGGGCAAATTTCTTTATCGATAAAGGTTTAAGTTTCCTCATCCATTAAATGGGGATACAAAGATATTTATAGGATCATGGTGAGAATTAGTTGAGAAAATGCTTGGAAAGACCTTAatgcagagcctggcacacagaaagacTCATTTAGtgcttattatatttattgtaattaaAAGCAAGTGGTAATAATGACAACTCTTCTTGCCTTGGAAATGGCtctttccccctctttccctTTGATGCTTGCAGGTGCTGGACTCGATTGGTTATTGCTGTGTTTCCCTTGAGCTCTCTTGAGTACCCACCAGTTGGGTAGACCTCCCTGAGTCCCCAAACCTGCAGAGTGCAAATCCCTTTGTAGCCTGACCCTCACCTCCAGCTATTGGCAAAGCTCAAGACATCTTGAGAGCACCGTCTGTCTGACCCATGATTTGTGTGGGCCATTTTCTCTTCCCTGCAGTCTGAACCCCCTGCACTGGCCTGACAGAACTTCTGGAAAACCATTGTTGCCCCCTCCACCCACCAGACTCACACAGTTCCTCCATAAGTGGCCCTACACACAGTCCCCTCTGCAAGTGACATTCATGTCCCGGGTTCTCAAAGCAGAGTTTACACAGATCAGGGCCATCCTGACAGTGTGTGGCAGATGACCAGGTGCACTTGACCCCTGCTCC
Encoded proteins:
- the CCL16 gene encoding C-C motif chemokine 16; its protein translation is MKVSVAAFFLLNIILTTTAAFYSQPKIPESVNQPSACCLKYHERVLPRKLTIGYRKALNCHLPAIIFITKKNREVCSNPSKDWVQEYIKDPNLPLLPSRNSGLKTATSRKGQPQLLSSP